In Pleurocapsa sp. PCC 7319, the following are encoded in one genomic region:
- a CDS encoding DUF938 domain-containing protein, with protein sequence MRDARQYAPATQRNREPILEILTKILPAKSNVLEIASGTGEHAVFFASQLQSCHWIPSDNNPLACESIIAWKNFVGVDNLDTPLKIDVTKDDWIDQLATYKIDAIVNINMIHIAPWQACLSLMNGAGQILPPGGILYLYGPYKRDGEHTAPSNANFDRSLRDRNDQWGVRDLEAVIEVAATAKLRLQQVIEMPANNLSVIFSR encoded by the coding sequence ATGAGGGATGCCAGACAATACGCTCCTGCTACTCAACGTAATCGCGAACCAATCTTAGAAATATTAACCAAAATTTTACCTGCCAAAAGCAATGTTTTAGAAATTGCTAGTGGTACTGGAGAACACGCTGTTTTTTTTGCCTCTCAGTTACAATCTTGTCATTGGATTCCATCGGATAATAATCCTTTAGCTTGTGAAAGCATTATCGCTTGGAAAAATTTTGTTGGTGTAGATAATTTGGATACGCCTTTAAAAATCGATGTAACGAAAGATGATTGGATAGACCAATTAGCAACGTACAAGATTGATGCGATCGTCAACATTAACATGATTCATATTGCTCCCTGGCAAGCTTGTTTGAGTTTAATGAATGGAGCCGGGCAAATATTGCCCCCGGGAGGTATTCTTTATCTGTATGGACCTTATAAACGTGATGGGGAACATACTGCTCCTAGCAATGCTAATTTTGATCGTTCACTACGCGATCGCAATGATCAATGGGGTGTGAGGGATCTAGAAGCGGTAATTGAAGTTGCAGCCACAGCTAAATTAAGACTACAACAAGTTATTGAGATGCCTGCCAATAATTTATCAGTAATTTTTAGCCGCTAA
- a CDS encoding Crp/Fnr family transcriptional regulator — protein MSKSTEETENLDLIEYLTQNNFLFRGLMSSWLTKYIAPEQMIREKLYSSRPIYTAFRTDTSLEYLYVVIHGGPIVVRSTPLDRIIAITYVGSCFGMQNLALSFGKVSRAFPSLVEAYKTADVVKIPLEVVKILHQESSIFRQRYGLMFELQEKFQYHLLNCSTYPPQAVAALLRALIYQERELGNQPQGDGVFVFDLPVEVIAKACQLNHRTVEQVLKGMTKIGLLKSDKATHSDLVQVLNPEEMKAVYGATRDKVSWWPLR, from the coding sequence GTGAGTAAGTCAACAGAAGAAACGGAAAACTTAGATTTGATCGAGTATTTGACTCAAAATAATTTTTTATTTAGGGGGTTAATGTCATCTTGGTTAACTAAATATATTGCTCCCGAGCAAATGATTCGAGAAAAATTGTACTCTAGTCGACCAATTTACACCGCATTTCGCACCGATACTTCTTTGGAATATCTCTATGTTGTAATTCATGGAGGACCAATTGTTGTGCGTAGTACACCATTGGATCGAATAATTGCTATAACTTACGTTGGAAGTTGTTTTGGTATGCAAAACTTAGCTTTAAGTTTTGGCAAAGTTTCTCGTGCTTTCCCAAGTTTAGTAGAAGCTTATAAAACCGCAGACGTAGTTAAAATCCCTTTAGAAGTAGTTAAAATACTACATCAAGAATCGTCAATATTTCGACAGCGATATGGGTTGATGTTTGAATTGCAAGAAAAGTTTCAATATCATTTGCTAAATTGCAGTACTTATCCACCCCAAGCTGTAGCAGCATTATTAAGAGCTTTAATTTATCAGGAGAGGGAATTAGGGAATCAACCTCAGGGCGATGGTGTTTTTGTATTTGATTTACCTGTAGAGGTGATTGCTAAAGCTTGCCAATTAAATCATCGTACGGTCGAACAAGTTCTCAAAGGTATGACTAAAATCGGATTATTAAAGTCTGATAAAGCTACTCACAGTGATTTAGTTCAAGTGCTCAATCCTGAAGAAATGAAAGCGGTTTATGGAGCGACTAGGGATAAAGTATCTTGGTGGCCTTTACGTTAA
- the patD gene encoding heterocyst frequency control protein PatD, with protein sequence MLSPSHNRAYQDFLILLTNFKSFLGNPEEKKANSQIQQKFQELQHWFDKNVTDLDEQELEKAIASRWQSVQTEIKREFKLLTTDILFLKSARQQSTQTKRIQSISDRVTKLIGYCQVMLANSG encoded by the coding sequence ATGTTATCTCCATCACATAATCGAGCATATCAGGATTTCTTAATTTTGTTAACAAATTTTAAGAGCTTTTTAGGCAATCCGGAGGAGAAAAAGGCTAATTCTCAGATCCAGCAAAAGTTTCAGGAACTGCAACATTGGTTTGACAAGAATGTTACTGACCTTGATGAGCAAGAATTAGAAAAGGCGATCGCTTCTCGATGGCAATCGGTACAAACAGAAATTAAGCGTGAGTTTAAATTATTAACCACAGATATCTTGTTCCTTAAGTCTGCTCGTCAACAATCCACTCAGACTAAAAGAATTCAAAGTATCAGCGATCGCGTAACTAAACTAATTGGTTATTGTCAAGTAATGTTAGCAAATAGCGGCTAG
- a CDS encoding DASH family cryptochrome, translating to MTQQRILIWYRNDLRVHDREAIYEALGQKAEIIPVYCFDPRQFETTSFGFPKTGKFRAQFLVESVADLRASLQKLGSNLIVRQGLPAKIIPAIAEQLKVDQVYYSQEVTSEEKQVEKEVTKALSAHNIKTKSFWEATLYLLADLPFEISQIPELYTNFRKQVEKKSAIEEAIPAPKELTSLPEIDPGKIPTLEELGLETPQFDERAVLNFKGGESEALKRLQNYFWQEDCLREYKETRNGMLGANYSSKFSPWLALGCISPRYINDRVIQYETERVKNNSTYWLIFELIWRDFFRFIVAKHGNKVFKIEGLQGKAIPWKEDWKRFDLWREGKTGYPLIDANMQELAATGFMSNRGRQNVASFLTKNLGINWQMGAEWFESLLIDYDVCSNWGNWNYTAGVGNDARGFRYFNIPKQTKDYDPKGNYIKHWLPELAALPGALAREPGKLTTEEQQQYGVRLGVDYPRPIVDFFKSVKANEKIYQSAME from the coding sequence ATGACGCAACAACGTATTTTAATTTGGTATCGTAATGATTTACGAGTTCATGATCGCGAAGCTATTTATGAAGCTCTGGGGCAAAAAGCAGAGATTATTCCCGTATATTGTTTCGATCCGCGTCAGTTTGAGACAACTTCTTTTGGTTTTCCGAAAACAGGCAAGTTTCGCGCACAATTTTTAGTTGAAAGTGTAGCCGATCTGCGTGCCTCTCTACAGAAATTAGGGAGTAATTTGATTGTACGTCAGGGTTTACCAGCAAAAATCATTCCCGCGATCGCCGAACAGTTAAAAGTTGACCAAGTCTATTACAGTCAAGAAGTTACTAGCGAAGAAAAACAGGTAGAGAAAGAAGTTACAAAAGCATTATCTGCTCATAACATCAAAACGAAAAGCTTTTGGGAAGCAACCTTGTATTTGTTGGCAGATTTACCCTTTGAAATTAGTCAAATACCAGAACTATATACTAATTTTCGGAAGCAAGTTGAAAAAAAATCTGCTATTGAAGAAGCTATTCCCGCACCGAAAGAACTAACTTCTTTACCAGAAATAGATCCAGGAAAAATCCCAACTTTAGAGGAATTGGGTCTTGAGACTCCACAATTTGACGAGCGAGCAGTCTTAAATTTTAAAGGTGGCGAAAGCGAAGCTCTTAAAAGATTACAGAATTACTTTTGGCAAGAAGACTGTCTTCGGGAATATAAGGAAACCCGCAACGGAATGTTGGGGGCAAACTATTCGTCTAAGTTTTCTCCCTGGTTAGCGTTAGGCTGTATTTCTCCACGATATATCAATGATCGAGTAATTCAATATGAGACTGAAAGGGTGAAAAACAATTCAACCTACTGGTTAATTTTCGAGCTTATCTGGCGTGATTTTTTTCGTTTCATAGTGGCAAAACACGGTAACAAGGTATTTAAAATTGAAGGATTACAAGGAAAAGCAATTCCCTGGAAAGAAGATTGGAAACGCTTCGATCTTTGGCGAGAAGGCAAAACTGGTTATCCCTTAATTGACGCCAATATGCAAGAATTAGCTGCCACAGGTTTTATGTCTAATCGTGGTAGACAAAATGTTGCTAGTTTCCTCACAAAAAACCTGGGTATAAATTGGCAAATGGGTGCAGAATGGTTTGAATCTCTCCTGATTGATTATGATGTGTGTAGTAATTGGGGAAATTGGAATTATACTGCCGGAGTTGGCAATGATGCACGGGGTTTTCGCTACTTTAATATTCCTAAACAAACCAAAGATTACGACCCCAAGGGAAATTATATTAAACACTGGCTACCAGAATTAGCAGCACTTCCTGGTGCTTTAGCTCGGGAACCAGGGAAATTAACCACAGAAGAACAACAGCAATATGGAGTCAGATTAGGTGTAGACTATCCACGCCCCATAGTAGACTTTTTTAAATCAGTCAAAGCTAACGAAAAAATTTATCAAAGTGCTATGGAATAG
- a CDS encoding helix-turn-helix transcriptional regulator: protein MKVFSENESRTKGQLLQELNAMRQRITELEAQANKTELKKRTNLKFIEQTNIPQKHIFEPSESGTFKFPDNFQLREIFAFIEANYHQPITLNEVAHNFNYSSSYLTSLVRRLTGKTLYQWIVQRRMFQARCLLLSTNLSSSQIAETVGYSDPGHFIKHFHQLHGQPPKTWKNS, encoded by the coding sequence ATGAAAGTATTTAGCGAGAATGAATCGAGAACAAAAGGGCAATTGCTTCAGGAATTAAACGCTATGCGCCAAAGAATCACTGAATTAGAAGCCCAAGCAAATAAAACTGAACTTAAAAAAAGAACCAACCTCAAATTCATTGAGCAGACTAATATTCCTCAGAAACATATTTTTGAACCAAGTGAATCTGGGACTTTCAAGTTTCCCGACAATTTTCAATTAAGAGAAATATTTGCTTTTATCGAAGCCAACTATCATCAGCCAATTACTTTAAATGAAGTTGCTCATAACTTCAATTATTCCTCATCTTATCTGACTAGCTTGGTGCGTCGTCTCACAGGAAAAACCCTCTATCAGTGGATTGTTCAACGTCGGATGTTTCAAGCTCGTTGCCTACTCTTATCAACCAATTTGTCTTCATCTCAGATTGCTGAGACTGTCGGTTATTCAGATCCGGGTCACTTTATCAAACATTTTCATCAATTGCATGGGCAACCTCCTAAGACTTGGAAAAATAGTTAG
- a CDS encoding VOC family protein, with protein MVLAINNLLQGVQHVGITVNDMAKSLEFYTEVLGGKLVVSESDLVGDIIQNTLFQKEELEAIASGTDPETLDIPHLRSGKQDALDVKFISFGNTVVELLQIKEAGNQDLPHSSVRTLPSHIGGVNAMHISFNVKEGIDLNLFAKMLEQECQKRGMTNVVCNRVIRVKSEVERRSVALRYNSFKFWNEPESLAAGEPEIDWSNDPMEGWSLFYCKGPSGEQLEFNQVTGKVKTRFQNAIQEYNQANETSFSFSETKVTDVLGNGLVSQT; from the coding sequence ATGGTTTTAGCAATTAACAATTTACTGCAAGGAGTTCAGCACGTTGGCATAACCGTCAATGACATGGCAAAATCCCTTGAATTTTACACAGAAGTGTTAGGAGGGAAACTGGTTGTCAGCGAAAGCGATCTTGTAGGCGATATCATTCAAAACACCCTCTTTCAAAAGGAGGAATTGGAAGCGATCGCTTCTGGAACTGACCCAGAAACTCTGGATATTCCTCATCTTAGAAGTGGCAAACAAGATGCATTGGATGTTAAGTTCATCTCTTTTGGCAACACGGTTGTAGAACTACTTCAGATCAAAGAGGCGGGAAATCAAGATTTACCTCACAGTTCAGTTAGAACTCTTCCCTCTCACATTGGCGGTGTAAATGCAATGCACATCTCTTTCAACGTGAAAGAAGGCATTGACCTAAATCTGTTTGCCAAGATGTTGGAACAAGAATGCCAAAAACGAGGAATGACGAATGTAGTTTGTAATCGTGTCATTCGCGTTAAATCTGAAGTCGAGAGAAGATCTGTTGCTCTGAGGTACAACTCTTTCAAATTTTGGAATGAACCAGAGTCCCTAGCAGCAGGCGAACCAGAAATAGACTGGAGTAATGACCCTATGGAGGGTTGGTCATTATTTTACTGCAAAGGTCCCAGCGGTGAGCAGCTTGAATTTAACCAAGTTACTGGCAAAGTAAAAACTCGGTTTCAAAACGCCATACAGGAATATAACCAGGCAAACGAAACTTCCTTTTCTTTTTCAGAGACAAAAGTGACCGATGTTTTAGGTAATGGACTAGTCTCTCAGACCTGA
- a CDS encoding SLC13 family permease, whose protein sequence is MEARRISHRIFAPKTWKHWLLLTFMGLIASIGIALLSYVATSPSFALSWQAWVAIFVAISVFLFNALTTLSTEIIFLGGAAVLFVSGILNEQDAFAGFSNSGMITVAVLYIVVTGLSQTGGLNWISQRVLGLPQGHNAALLRLMTPVMGMSAFLNNTPVVAMFIPIVTDWSRKLRISPSKLMIPLSYAAIFGGMCTLIGTSTNLVVNGLLISTTNLPGLKLFDLAVVGLPCAIAGSIYLFLTHRWLLPSRKPVISEADDVRQYTVEMMVSQDSPLTGDSIEAAGLRHLPGLYLVEIVRDQMIIPAVSPKEVLRDGDRLVFIGMIDSIVDLNRLRGLQPATDEVFKLDTPRSERCLIEAVVSNTSAMVGKTIREGKFRTQYNAVVLAVARNGERLPGKIGSIRLQPGDTLLLEANANFLSQQRISRDFYLVNGIPDSEPLRHEKAPLAIAILGAMVFLATIGWMTMLKAAVLASVVMLLTGCCSSVRALRNIEWSVLLVIGAALSIGKALESTGAAGAIASSLIDFSGNNPWLALAIIYGLTNLLTETITNNAAAALVFPIALALSQDLDVSFMPFVIAMMIGASASFSTPIGYQTNLMVYGPGGYRFTDFMRVGIPLNLLFWLITIGLTPIFFPF, encoded by the coding sequence ATGGAAGCTCGACGAATCTCCCACCGTATTTTCGCGCCGAAAACTTGGAAACATTGGCTCTTGCTGACGTTTATGGGTTTGATTGCCTCCATTGGAATCGCTCTACTATCATATGTTGCTACTTCTCCTAGTTTTGCTCTTTCCTGGCAGGCATGGGTAGCAATATTCGTTGCCATCAGTGTTTTTTTATTCAACGCTCTGACAACTCTCTCCACAGAAATTATCTTTTTGGGTGGTGCGGCAGTCTTATTTGTAAGTGGTATTTTAAACGAACAAGATGCTTTTGCCGGTTTTAGTAATTCAGGGATGATCACCGTAGCCGTACTCTACATTGTGGTTACTGGTTTATCCCAAACTGGAGGTTTAAACTGGATCTCTCAACGAGTATTGGGACTTCCTCAAGGTCATAACGCAGCTCTCTTGCGCTTGATGACTCCTGTCATGGGAATGAGTGCTTTTTTAAACAACACTCCTGTAGTGGCGATGTTCATTCCCATAGTAACTGACTGGTCGCGTAAACTGCGGATTAGCCCTTCTAAGTTAATGATTCCTCTGAGCTATGCAGCGATTTTCGGGGGCATGTGTACTTTAATTGGTACAAGTACTAATTTAGTAGTTAACGGTTTATTAATCTCCACTACAAATTTACCAGGCTTAAAGTTATTCGATCTGGCGGTGGTAGGTTTGCCTTGTGCGATCGCCGGGAGCATATATTTGTTTCTGACTCATCGCTGGTTACTACCGAGTCGTAAGCCTGTAATTAGCGAAGCCGACGATGTCCGCCAGTACACGGTAGAAATGATGGTTTCGCAAGATAGTCCCCTGACAGGAGATAGTATTGAAGCGGCAGGTTTACGTCATTTACCAGGATTGTACTTAGTAGAAATTGTCCGCGATCAAATGATTATCCCGGCTGTTAGTCCCAAGGAAGTTCTACGAGATGGCGATCGCCTGGTATTTATTGGCATGATTGATTCGATTGTGGATTTAAATCGTCTTAGGGGTTTACAACCGGCTACTGACGAAGTATTTAAGCTCGATACCCCACGCTCTGAACGTTGTCTAATTGAAGCAGTAGTGTCTAACACCTCTGCCATGGTGGGCAAAACAATTCGCGAAGGAAAATTTAGAACCCAATATAATGCCGTGGTATTGGCGGTTGCTCGTAACGGAGAGCGATTACCAGGCAAAATTGGTAGTATTCGTCTCCAGCCTGGCGATACCTTATTACTGGAAGCTAATGCTAATTTCCTATCTCAGCAACGTATCTCTAGAGATTTTTATTTAGTTAATGGTATCCCTGATTCTGAACCACTACGCCATGAAAAAGCACCTTTAGCGATCGCTATTTTAGGAGCGATGGTCTTTTTGGCAACTATTGGCTGGATGACTATGCTTAAGGCAGCAGTATTAGCATCGGTGGTGATGTTATTGACGGGTTGTTGTTCTTCTGTTAGAGCCTTACGTAATATTGAGTGGTCAGTATTATTGGTGATTGGGGCAGCTTTGAGTATTGGTAAAGCTCTAGAATCGACAGGAGCAGCAGGAGCGATCGCCTCAAGTTTAATTGACTTTTCAGGAAACAATCCTTGGCTGGCGTTGGCGATTATTTATGGATTGACTAACCTCTTGACAGAAACCATTACTAATAATGCTGCTGCTGCACTGGTATTTCCGATTGCCCTGGCTTTATCTCAAGATCTAGATGTCAGCTTTATGCCTTTTGTAATTGCCATGATGATTGGTGCATCGGCTAGTTTCTCTACTCCCATTGGCTATCAGACTAACTTGATGGTCTATGGACCAGGAGGTTATCGGTTTACTGACTTTATGCGAGTTGGCATCCCGCTCAATCTTCTATTTTGGCTAATTACGATTGGTCTAACTCCCATATTTTTTCCTTTTTAG
- a CDS encoding DJ-1/PfpI family protein has protein sequence MATKSKGKIGVIIEEHFDETEYRRFNEFFPEHGYEVEYISNLWNQESLTFKGNDHNEEVTVTLDFKDIAPADYRGIILIGGYAMDRLRYQVAPQPGQPNQSPAVEFLRQAVELMDDSDLKIGTICHSMWLFCADPELIKGRKFTCAHNIICDAENAGGTVIYEGDSTPATYVDGNLISGQHPGVIEEFMQLFLAAIDQKQTVKV, from the coding sequence ATGGCAACTAAAAGCAAAGGTAAAATTGGCGTAATTATTGAAGAACACTTCGATGAAACTGAATATCGTCGATTCAACGAATTTTTTCCCGAACATGGCTATGAAGTGGAATATATTTCTAATCTTTGGAATCAGGAAAGTTTGACTTTCAAAGGCAACGACCATAATGAAGAAGTTACCGTTACCTTAGATTTTAAAGATATCGCTCCTGCTGATTACCGAGGCATCATTCTGATTGGTGGTTATGCGATGGATCGTCTGCGCTATCAAGTCGCGCCTCAACCTGGTCAACCTAATCAATCGCCAGCCGTTGAATTTCTACGTCAAGCGGTTGAATTAATGGATGATTCGGACCTTAAAATTGGCACTATTTGCCACAGTATGTGGTTGTTTTGTGCCGATCCAGAACTAATTAAGGGTCGCAAATTTACCTGTGCTCATAATATTATTTGCGATGCTGAAAATGCAGGAGGAACTGTGATTTATGAAGGTGATAGTACTCCAGCAACTTATGTTGATGGGAATTTAATTTCTGGGCAGCATCCAGGGGTAATTGAAGAATTTATGCAGCTCTTTTTGGCAGCTATCGACCAGAAGCAGACTGTAAAAGTTTAA
- a CDS encoding response regulator transcription factor, with amino-acid sequence MIQVFLVDDQYLMLEGIKAILKSEPGINVIGTAYDGQRAITQIEKLQPDVVLIDIEMPKMNGITATKYICKYLPNTKVIVLTGHKYCNYISQALQAGASSYLLKDSLADDLKQAIYSISRGYSYIEAHLLTQAINKIKAKNIINPRKKTTYIKKYRKNIYTSSISLPHKQHPVLKASTNKGYRWKKNKFGISKASLAPILEPSTLEHIEGNDYSQYLHRRPNLIQEPKSFNNHLKFVKRLTWLLIAIASTILSVIIFS; translated from the coding sequence ATGATCCAAGTTTTCCTCGTAGACGATCAATATTTGATGTTGGAAGGTATTAAGGCAATCTTAAAAAGTGAGCCAGGAATTAATGTAATTGGTACTGCTTACGATGGACAAAGAGCGATTACTCAAATTGAAAAATTACAACCAGATGTTGTCTTGATTGATATTGAAATGCCTAAAATGAACGGTATCACGGCAACTAAGTATATCTGTAAGTATTTGCCCAATACTAAAGTAATTGTGCTTACAGGTCACAAATATTGTAATTATATTAGCCAAGCTCTACAAGCAGGTGCTTCAAGTTATTTGTTAAAAGATAGTTTAGCTGACGATCTCAAGCAAGCGATATATTCGATTAGTAGAGGTTATTCTTATATTGAAGCTCATTTATTAACTCAAGCAATAAATAAAATAAAAGCCAAAAACATTATTAACCCTCGTAAGAAGACTACTTATATCAAAAAGTATCGCAAGAATATCTATACTTCCTCGATTTCTTTGCCACATAAGCAACACCCTGTATTGAAAGCTTCAACAAATAAGGGTTATCGCTGGAAAAAAAACAAGTTTGGTATTAGTAAAGCCAGTCTCGCACCTATATTAGAACCATCAACCTTAGAGCACATAGAGGGAAATGATTATTCTCAATATTTACACCGTCGACCAAACTTGATTCAAGAACCAAAATCATTCAATAATCATCTCAAATTTGTGAAAAGGCTGACCTGGCTGCTGATTGCGATCGCCAGTACTATCTTATCTGTGATTATTTTTTCCTAA
- a CDS encoding bifunctional (p)ppGpp synthetase/guanosine-3',5'-bis(diphosphate) 3'-pyrophosphohydrolase yields MTAISIIESRSNEVNLPYWLQECLINQQTEQSESDATVICRAFNFAYQLHEGQYRKSGEPYIAHPIAVASLLRDLGGDSVTIAAGFLHDVVEDTEVTPEEIEEMFGVQVRQLVEGVTKLSKFNFSSTTERQAENFRRMFLAMATDIRVIVVKLADRLHNMRTLDHLKPEKQRRISQETREIFAPLANRLGIGRFKWELEDLCFKYLEPEAYEEIRALIAERRADREARIVRVTEKLRSRLEELKVNVIELKGRPKHLYGIYQKMQRQQKEFSQIYDIAAFRIIVETNEECYRSLAVVHDAFKPIPGRFKDYIGLPKPNRYQSLHTTVVGSNGRPIEIQIRTMEMHQIAEYGIAAHWKYKETGSSNTRLSSEDNKFTWLRQLLEWQKDLSDAQEYMENVRDNLFEDDVYVFTPDGDVIALAQGATPVDFAYRIHSEIGNHMKGARVNGRWSVLSKPLENGDIVEIVTQKNSHPSLDWLNFVVSPTARNRIRQWYKRSHRDENIARGKELLEKEMGKSGFDSLLKSEPMLTVAKRCNYHSVEDLLAALGYGEITQNHVVNRLRDVVKEQQPVEEAEVANEEDLEISNYTPNQIEKREGGKSPIVGVEGMLYHIAGCCKPLPGESIIGAVTLSSRGISIHRQGCHNVEKIPGERIIPVSWNGGGEEGKPLTYPVDIQIEAMDRVGVLKDILARLSDRGINIRNAGVKTSPNKPALISLSIDIRDRQQLEYISQRIKSMSDILNIRRVIDSGDCASRTSRADR; encoded by the coding sequence ATGACCGCTATCTCTATCATAGAAAGTCGCAGTAACGAAGTTAATCTTCCTTATTGGTTACAAGAATGTCTAATTAATCAGCAAACAGAGCAGTCAGAATCGGACGCTACTGTAATTTGTCGGGCATTTAATTTTGCTTATCAGCTTCACGAAGGTCAATATCGTAAGTCTGGAGAGCCTTATATCGCTCATCCGATAGCAGTAGCTAGTTTATTGCGGGATTTGGGGGGGGATAGCGTAACTATCGCCGCTGGATTTCTCCATGATGTGGTAGAAGACACGGAAGTAACTCCAGAAGAAATTGAGGAAATGTTTGGGGTACAAGTACGTCAATTAGTCGAGGGCGTAACCAAACTATCTAAGTTTAATTTCTCTAGTACAACAGAGCGTCAGGCAGAGAACTTCCGACGCATGTTTCTCGCCATGGCAACGGATATTCGCGTGATTGTGGTTAAGTTAGCAGATCGACTGCATAATATGCGAACTCTAGATCATCTCAAGCCAGAAAAGCAACGACGCATTAGCCAAGAAACTAGAGAAATTTTTGCTCCCCTAGCAAATAGATTGGGTATTGGTCGATTTAAATGGGAACTAGAAGACCTCTGCTTTAAATATTTAGAGCCAGAAGCCTATGAAGAAATTAGAGCTCTAATTGCCGAAAGACGAGCTGATCGCGAAGCCAGAATTGTTCGAGTTACCGAAAAACTGCGATCGCGTTTAGAAGAGTTAAAAGTCAATGTGATTGAGCTTAAGGGAAGACCCAAGCATCTTTACGGCATTTATCAAAAAATGCAGCGACAACAGAAAGAATTTAGTCAAATTTATGATATTGCTGCCTTCAGAATTATTGTTGAAACTAACGAAGAATGTTATCGTTCTCTAGCGGTAGTTCATGATGCCTTCAAACCCATTCCTGGAAGATTTAAGGATTATATTGGTTTACCCAAGCCTAATCGTTATCAGTCTCTGCACACTACTGTAGTTGGCTCCAACGGTCGTCCGATTGAAATCCAAATTCGGACCATGGAAATGCACCAAATCGCTGAATACGGGATTGCTGCTCATTGGAAGTATAAGGAAACAGGCTCCAGCAATACTAGGTTGTCCTCTGAAGATAATAAATTTACTTGGTTGCGCCAATTATTAGAGTGGCAAAAAGATCTTAGCGACGCTCAAGAATATATGGAGAACGTGCGGGATAATCTATTTGAAGACGATGTTTATGTCTTTACTCCCGACGGTGATGTTATAGCTTTAGCCCAGGGAGCAACTCCTGTAGACTTTGCCTATCGTATTCACAGTGAAATTGGCAATCATATGAAGGGGGCGAGGGTAAATGGTCGCTGGTCGGTATTATCCAAGCCTCTAGAGAATGGGGATATTGTCGAAATCGTTACCCAGAAAAACAGCCATCCTAGTTTAGACTGGCTTAATTTTGTCGTCTCTCCTACAGCTCGTAACCGTATCCGTCAATGGTATAAGCGCTCGCACCGTGATGAGAATATTGCCCGAGGCAAAGAATTATTGGAAAAAGAAATGGGGAAAAGTGGTTTTGACTCTTTACTCAAATCAGAGCCAATGCTAACGGTAGCGAAACGTTGTAACTATCACTCTGTAGAAGATTTACTGGCAGCTTTAGGATATGGCGAAATTACTCAAAATCATGTGGTTAATCGTCTGCGGGATGTTGTTAAAGAACAACAGCCAGTTGAAGAAGCAGAAGTAGCCAATGAAGAAGATTTAGAAATCTCCAACTATACTCCCAATCAGATTGAGAAGCGTGAAGGTGGAAAGTCTCCCATAGTTGGGGTGGAAGGGATGTTGTACCACATAGCAGGCTGTTGTAAACCTTTGCCTGGAGAATCTATTATTGGTGCAGTAACTCTCAGTTCGAGAGGAATATCTATTCATCGTCAGGGCTGTCATAATGTTGAGAAAATTCCAGGAGAACGTATTATCCCTGTTAGCTGGAATGGAGGCGGCGAAGAAGGAAAGCCACTAACTTATCCGGTAGATATTCAAATCGAAGCTATGGATCGGGTTGGGGTCTTAAAAGATATCTTGGCACGCTTAAGCGATCGCGGTATTAACATTCGTAATGCTGGAGTTAAGACTAGCCCTAATAAACCAGCCCTAATTTCCCTAAGTATAGACATTAGAGATCGCCAACAACTAGAGTATATTTCTCAACGAATTAAAAGTATGAGTGATATTCTCAATATTCGTCGAGTGATTGATTCTGGCGATTGCGCTTCGCGCACCAGCAGAGCTGATCGCTAA